The Victivallis sp. Marseille-Q1083 DNA window GGCGATGTCGCGGCGGCGGCTTTTCAGTTTCAGTCTTCCGGTGCCGATTTGATTTTCAGCGACCCGCCTTACGACCGATCAATTGAATTATTTGAGACTTTGTTGGGCAACCGGCGTTTCGTCCAGTGGGCTGCCGGGGCGAAACTGGTCTGGGAAATTCCTGATGTGCCGGGGGCGGTCGGACCGTTCCTCGGCCGGCCGGCCGTGACGGCAACCGTTCGTAAATTCGGCGGCACCGACTTTCTGGTCGGCCGCTTCCAGGTCTCATGACGATAGCGCTGGAGAATTGGCGCTGGCATGGCGCCATCGGTCCGGCCGAGGCGGCCGGGTTCGTGCTGTCCGAAGCCAATTGCATCAAGCGCAATCCGGTGCGGCGGGTTTACCTGACCGGCGATTGCTACGTCAAGATCGAATTTCCGGCCGGTCGCCTGCGCCGGCTGGGCGCCGGCTGGCGGCCGAAGGCGGCGGCGGAATACGGCGCGGCGCGTCGGCTGGTCGCTGCCGGTATGCCGGTGGTTGAATATCTCGGCTGGGGACAGCGCGGCGGTCTTAATGCGGTCGTTTCCCGCCGCTGGCCGGACGGCGAAGATGTTCACTCCTATTTTTACCGCGAACTGGTCTACGGTGCCGAAAAAGCGCCGGAATTTTATGCGGCGCTGCTGGATTTTCTGGGCCGTTACCGGCACTGCGGCGTCAATCATCCCGATTTTCATCTCGGCAATGTCCTGTATCGGCCGGATGACCGGCAATTCACTCTGGTCGATGTTTACCGGGTTGGCCTGGGCGGCCGGGAAGGGGTGCGGCGGCGTCAACTGGGACATTTCCTGTTGGAATTGCGGGCGGCACAGCCGTTGGAACAACTGCTGGACTGGGGGGCGCAACTGGGACTGTCGGCTTCGCTGCTGCGGCAGGAGCTGGCGGACGCCCGGGTGGCGCTGCGGCGCGAACTGCCGCGCCGTCTGCGGCAATTGCTGGAGGGGTATCCGAAGTTTTCCGCGTGGAGTTCGGACGGAGAACGCCGGGTGCTGCTGATCAAGGACATGCTGCGCCGGCTGCCGGTTCCGGCGCAATTGGCCGGACCGGAAAAAACTGCGCCGGAGAGGATTGAAAAGTTGCTGGCGGACGAATTGTTCGGCCGGTTGGATGGCCGGAGCGAAACGGGCATGATCGCCGCTTGGGAGCCGCCGGATCTGGTTTACCGCCGGCAGCGCCCTCTGTAAGTTTTTTTTATAGAACAATGGATACCGTCGGCTGCTCTTCTCCGACCGGCACCGCCCCGGAACCAATCGTTTTGAATTCGGCTCTATTCTTGTAGAAACTCGAAATCGTAGCCTTTCAAATCCAGTTCGTCGACCAGGGCGCGGATGTTCTTCTGCAAGGCCGGATTGACCGGGACGCCTTCTTTCAAGCGCCGTTGATAATTCAGGTACTCCTTTTCTCCGGCGGTGTAGATGTGCGGCTGGCCGGGCGCCCGGCGCGAGGCGCGCAATTCGCGCAGAATATCGCCGGCGGTCTTTTTGAAACTGTCCAGGCCGGTGAAGCATTCGATGTTGATTGCCAGGAAGAAGTGTCCCAGGTGATAAGGCCGTTTGCTGCCGTCGGCGTTGAACCCGAGCAACCCCTTGAGGAAACTGCCCTGCTGCAGCGCCGCCGACAGGATTTCGACCACCGTCGCGTAACCGTAACCCTTGTAGCCGCCGTGTTCCTCGCCGATGCCGCCGAGCGGCGTCAACGCCGCTTTGCCCTTGACCAGGTCGATCAGGATCTGTTCGGTATCGGTGCGGGTTCGGCCGTCCTCGCCGATCACCCAGCCGGGCGGCAGTTCCCTGCCGGCGCGGGCGTACACTTCGATCTTGCCGCGCTGCGAAATGCTGGTGGCGCAGTCGAGCAGGAACGGAAACGGTTCATCGGTCGGCATGCCGAAGGTCAACGGGTTGGTGCCGAGCATGTTTTCGACGCCGAAAGTCGGGGCGATCGACGGCCGGGCGTTGGTGCCGGTCATGCCGATCATGCCGTGTTCGGCCGCCATCAATGCGTAATAGCCGGCGATGCCGTAATGGGTCGAATTGCGCACCGCCGTCATCCCCATGCCGTACTGTTTTGCTTTGTCGATCGCCAACTGCATCGCCTGTCTGGCGATGACCTGGCCCATGCCGTCGTGGCCGTCGATGACCGCGGTGGTCGGGCTTTCGCGGACGATTTCAAACCGGGTGACCGGCTGCTGTATGCCGGCTTTGATCCGGTCGTAATAGATCGGTTTGAGGCGGCCGATGCCGTGCGAATCGATGCCCAGCTTGTCCGCCGTGATCAATACGTCGGCGCAGATCGCCGCATCGGCGGCCGGGACGCCGCTCTTTTCGAAAACTTCACGCATGAAACGCTCCAGCGTCTCAAAGTCGATCCGGTAAATTTTTTCGGCGTCCATCGGCTTCCTCCTTATGACAGGGTTGATTGATTGTTCCGTTCCCGGCGCAATTTGACCGCCACGCTGCGGGTATGGGCAAGCGCTCCTGGTTTGTCGACGGTCACTTCGACCGCCATGACCGGCGCATGGCTTAGACAGAGTTCGGCCGTTGCCGCGGCGAAACGCTCGATCAGCCGAAAACGGCTGTCGGCCCCGAGTTGCAGAATCTGCCGTTCCAGCATCTGATAATTGACTGTCCGGGCCAGGTCATCGCCGGTGCCGGCTTCGTTCAGGTCGAGTTCCAGTTCGAGGTTGAGCAGCAGCTCCCGCTGCTGCCGGCGTTCGGCCGGCAGCGTGCCGATCGTCGTCACCACCCGCAGGTCGCGTAAAATGATTTTATCCATCGGTCAACCGCCTTTCCTTAACTGTGCATCACCAGCTCGGAACGCCGGTAGAGCAGCAGCGGGTCCAGCGAATGCTTGGCCTGACGCAAACCGGGATCGCCCAGGTCCTGTTCGCGGTTGATCAGCGCGGCCCGGCCGTTCAGCGTCGCCGCCATCTGCTGGGTGACGACCTGTCCGGCTCCCTTGTGGTGGTGATCGGCTTTTTCGAAATGGACGTCGAAGACGCCGTCGCCCAGCGGGCTGTAAAGCGAGAAGCCGACCGGGGCATCGCCGGCAAACAGCAGAATGCCTTCCAGTTGCAATTCCGGGCGGTCGAAAAATAGCCAGGTCCTTTCCAGTGCCAGATTTTCTTCCTCGATAAAACGCGATTGCTCCTGTTCGCCGTTCAATTGCCCGGCGAGACATCGCACCAGTTCAAGATTGGCCGTGGTGATCGGTTCGATACGGTGAACGGGGTATTCTTCATGGAATTGTTTGATCAGGTTGCGTTTTTTCCGCAGCCGGCTGCCGGTCAATTCGGTCAGGTGCCGGACCGAGTAGAGATAATCGGCGTAATCTTCCGAACCAGTCACTTTGAACAGCACGGCGACTTCGGGAAACTGCAGCAGATAGTCGTCCGGCACATCGTAGTAACCGTGCAGGGTATGGCCGGTTTCCTGGAGGATGCCGGCGATTTCGAGTAATTTTTCCGGCGGCAGGAAAGGGCCGAACGGAAACTGCAGGACCTGCTCCAGTTTGCTGTAGACGAACAGCCGTCCCTCGTATTCAAAGAAACAACTGTCGTAGACTTCTCCCCACAGGAAGAGGTTGGTGAAACTGCATTCGCAACTGACGCGCGGCTGTCGTCGCAAAGCTGCGCGGAACAACGCGGCGTCGGCCAGTTCGATGGGCCGCAAACCGGCCACGGCTTTTGAAATATTTTCGTTCATTTTTTTCGATTCGCTTCCAATCTGTATTTACTCCTCAAAAACTGTTTTTAATATAACACCGGAAGCGGCCAATAACAAAGCGGCCGTCCGACGTTTTCACGCCGGACGGCCAAAATATGTGAACTGCGGCGGTCCTCATGCCGCCGGCAGAGGCGTCACGCTTCGGTTTCGCCGCCCAGTTTCCTGCTTTTCATCCGCCGCCGCTCCAGATCGGTCAGATAGAATTTCCGCAGCCGGATGTTCAGCGGCGTCACTTCGACCAGTTCATCGTCCTCAATGTATTCCAGCGCCTGTTCCAGGCTCATTTTGCGGGCCGGGGCGATCTTCAGGTTGCGGTCGGAACCGGAGGCGCGCATATTGGTCAACTGTTTGGCTTTCTGGACGTTGACGTTCAGGTCGCCTTCTTTGCAGTGTTCACCGACAATCATTCCTTCGTAGGTTTCGGTCGTCGGGGTGATGAAGAAAAATCCGCGCTGCTGCAACGCGTCGATGGCGAAGGCTTCCGCCCGGCCCGAACCCATGCTGACCAGCGTGCCGACCGAGCGTTGCGGAATTTCGCCGCGGAACGGCGCGTATTTCAGAAAACGGTGTGAAACGATCGCTTCGCCGGCGCTGGCGGTCAATGCCTTGCTCCGGAAACCGATCAGGCCGCGGGTCGGGATGTTGAATTCCAGCAGTTGGCGGTTGCCGCGCGCTTCCATATGGAGCATTTCGCCTTTGCGCAGTCCGACCAGCTCGATGATCTTGCCGGCGAATTCATCCGGCACGTCGACGGTCAGCACTTCGAGCGGTTCGGACCGCACGCCGTCGATCACTTTGCAGATCACCTGCGGCTTGGCCACCGAAAGCTCATAGCCTTCCCGGCGCATCGTCTCGATCAGAATCGCCAGATGCAGCACGCCGCGGCCGCTGACTTTGAACGCCTCGCCGTTGACGTCCTCGACCCGCAGCGCCACGTCTTTTTCCATTTCGCGGAACAGCCGTTCGCGCAGATGGCGGCTGCTGACATATTTGCCTTCCTTGCCGTACAGCGGCGAATCGTTGACCCGGAACAGCATTGAAATGGTCGGCTCGTCGATGGCGATCGGCGGCATCTGCTCCGGATATTCCGCATCGGCGATCGTATCGCTGATATCGATGCCTTCGATGCCGACGATGGCGCAGAGATCGCCGCATTCGACGATGTCGGTTTCCCGGCGGCCGACGCCTTCGAAGGTGAACAACTGCTTGATGTGGGCCGGACTGCGGCTGCCGTCGCGCTTGATCAGGGTCAAGGCCTTGCGGGTGTCCAGCCGGCCGCGGTAAACCCGGCCGATGCCGATGCGGCCGACGAATTCGGAGTAATCCAGCGTCGCCACCTGCAACTGGACCGGGCCTTCGAGTTTTTTCGGCGCCGGAATGTGTTCCAGGATGGCATCCATCAGCGGGAAGATCGAGGTGCGCGGATCGTCGAGATTGCGTACCGCCCAGCCGTCGCGGCCGCTGGCGTACAGTACCGGAAATTCCAACTGTTCGTCGGAGGCATCCAGTTCGCAGAAGAGGTCGAATACCTTGTCGTGCACGACGTTCGGCCGGGCGTCCGGTTTGTCGATCTTGTTGATGACGACGATCGGATGCAGGTTGAGCTGCAGCGCCTTGTCGAGCACGAAGCGGGTCTGCGGCATCGGTCCTTCGGCCGAATCGACCAGCAGCAGCACGCCGTCGGCCAGTTTGAGCACCCGTTCGACCTGGCCGCCGAAGTCGCTGTGGCCGGGGGTGTCGAGGATATTGATCTTGACGTTCTTGTATTCGATGCTGACATTTTTGGCCAGGATGGTGATGCCGCGTTCGCGTTCGAGATCATTGTTGTCGAGGAAACATTCGGCCACTTCCTGATTGTCGCGGAAAATTTTGGCCTGCTTGAGGATTTCGTCCACCAGAGTGGTTTTGCCGTGGTCGACGTGGGCGATAATCGCTATGTTCCTAATTTCATGCATGGTGAATCTCAGTTTCG harbors:
- a CDS encoding Ldh family oxidoreductase, which encodes MDAEKIYRIDFETLERFMREVFEKSGVPAADAAICADVLITADKLGIDSHGIGRLKPIYYDRIKAGIQQPVTRFEIVRESPTTAVIDGHDGMGQVIARQAMQLAIDKAKQYGMGMTAVRNSTHYGIAGYYALMAAEHGMIGMTGTNARPSIAPTFGVENMLGTNPLTFGMPTDEPFPFLLDCATSISQRGKIEVYARAGRELPPGWVIGEDGRTRTDTEQILIDLVKGKAALTPLGGIGEEHGGYKGYGYATVVEILSAALQQGSFLKGLLGFNADGSKRPYHLGHFFLAINIECFTGLDSFKKTAGDILRELRASRRAPGQPHIYTAGEKEYLNYQRRLKEGVPVNPALQKNIRALVDELDLKGYDFEFLQE
- the folB gene encoding dihydroneopterin aldolase; the encoded protein is MDKIILRDLRVVTTIGTLPAERRQQRELLLNLELELDLNEAGTGDDLARTVNYQMLERQILQLGADSRFRLIERFAAATAELCLSHAPVMAVEVTVDKPGALAHTRSVAVKLRRERNNQSTLS
- a CDS encoding DUF2156 domain-containing protein, which produces MNENISKAVAGLRPIELADAALFRAALRRQPRVSCECSFTNLFLWGEVYDSCFFEYEGRLFVYSKLEQVLQFPFGPFLPPEKLLEIAGILQETGHTLHGYYDVPDDYLLQFPEVAVLFKVTGSEDYADYLYSVRHLTELTGSRLRKKRNLIKQFHEEYPVHRIEPITTANLELVRCLAGQLNGEQEQSRFIEEENLALERTWLFFDRPELQLEGILLFAGDAPVGFSLYSPLGDGVFDVHFEKADHHHKGAGQVVTQQMAATLNGRAALINREQDLGDPGLRQAKHSLDPLLLYRRSELVMHS
- the typA gene encoding translational GTPase TypA, with amino-acid sequence MHEIRNIAIIAHVDHGKTTLVDEILKQAKIFRDNQEVAECFLDNNDLERERGITILAKNVSIEYKNVKINILDTPGHSDFGGQVERVLKLADGVLLLVDSAEGPMPQTRFVLDKALQLNLHPIVVINKIDKPDARPNVVHDKVFDLFCELDASDEQLEFPVLYASGRDGWAVRNLDDPRTSIFPLMDAILEHIPAPKKLEGPVQLQVATLDYSEFVGRIGIGRVYRGRLDTRKALTLIKRDGSRSPAHIKQLFTFEGVGRRETDIVECGDLCAIVGIEGIDISDTIADAEYPEQMPPIAIDEPTISMLFRVNDSPLYGKEGKYVSSRHLRERLFREMEKDVALRVEDVNGEAFKVSGRGVLHLAILIETMRREGYELSVAKPQVICKVIDGVRSEPLEVLTVDVPDEFAGKIIELVGLRKGEMLHMEARGNRQLLEFNIPTRGLIGFRSKALTASAGEAIVSHRFLKYAPFRGEIPQRSVGTLVSMGSGRAEAFAIDALQQRGFFFITPTTETYEGMIVGEHCKEGDLNVNVQKAKQLTNMRASGSDRNLKIAPARKMSLEQALEYIEDDELVEVTPLNIRLRKFYLTDLERRRMKSRKLGGETEA